From the genome of Antennarius striatus isolate MH-2024 chromosome 19, ASM4005453v1, whole genome shotgun sequence, one region includes:
- the LOC137613425 gene encoding claudin-20-like, with protein MLSAALQILAFALALLGVLGTAMATLLPNWKVCLSAWAGAVTPVSRMGGLWTDCVWFSSGAFSCTVKPSPLSLPPALQTARAGMVLSCLVGAFGLCLASLGLKCTRWGGSRRAKAHTAVAAGGCLVLAALLALGPASWFTHQVVSAFLTTDLPDNSKYQPGGALCVTFISAGFLLAGGVIFCLSCPGTGTRRPEPPPGRFLKSREPKTGPSRTEDRMEEGEQENGRQGNPQQEREGRGHLSPARLRPQELKDSYSLQEYV; from the coding sequence ATGCTGTCCGCCGCCCTCCAGATCTTGGCATTCGCCCTGGCGCTCCTGGGGGTCCTGGGCACCGCCATGGCCACCCTGCTGCCCAACTGGAAGGTGTGCCTGAGCGCCTGGGCGGGCGCGGTGACCCCCGTGTCCCGGATGGGGGGGCTGTGGACCGACTGCGTGTGGTTCAGCTCCGGCGCCTTCAGCTGCACCGTCAAGCCGTCGCCGCTGTCGCTGCCCCCGGCGCTGCAGACCGCCCGGGCTGGGATGGTGCTGTCCTGCCTGGTGGGGGCCTTCGGGCTCTGCCTGGCCTCCCTGGGGCTGAAGTGCACCCGCTGGGGGGGCAGCCGGCGGGCCAAGGCGCACACGGCGGTGGCGGCCGGCGGCTGCCTGGTCCTGGCGGCCCTCCTGGCCCTGGGGCCGGCGTCCTGGTTCACCCACCAGGTCGTCTCCGCCTTCCTCACCACCGACCTGCCCGACAACAGCAAGTACCAGCCAGGGGGGGCGCTGTGCGTCACCTTCATCTCCGCCGGCTTCCTCCTGGCTGGGGGGGTCATCTTTTGTCTGTCGTGTCCCGGGACCGGGACCAGACGCCCAGAGCCCCCCCCTGGCAGATTCCTGAAGAGCCGGGAGCCAAAAACCGGACCGAGCAGGACGGAGGACCggatggaggagggggagcAGGAGAACGGTCGTCAAGGCAACCCCCAGCAGGAGCGAGAGGGGAGGGGCCACCTGTCCCCCGCCAGACTCCGCCCACAAGAACTGAAGGACAGCTACAGCCTCCAGGAGTACGTCTGA
- the LOC137613424 gene encoding rho guanine nucleotide exchange factor TIAM2-like isoform X3, translating to MKKMAELQLSVIKDPPSRRAVETQIRQWEQNLEQLHLDLFRLRCYLASLQGGEPPNPKSLLAVAGRPSKCMLGRLGVFSASSFHALVCSRDGGALRGRTLPVGRLRRRGLSASLKTLGGASGRSKNRRNSSQGLACVSNQREAPPPSGRPVQVRSLTPGDPSDSLLTPPLRVLSLHLRRTDAATDFGFAVTGHLDGGGRSHIYVSEVNPLGPSAKEGLRAGDEVLAVNGSFLSGLDLDLMESVFSLQKLQLVLRRDGRGDPDDPAHPKDPGQFPVPADLQTWTRSSDDHVPSGSFENLQEIFPATDPNLPRNPYCGEAGLQPSSPAHLSVCQRLRKVIQELLDTERSYVKDLVLLLDVYLTPLREETFLTREEMEALFGSLPELLDFQRLFLQTLERGVAAGPDPVAMEMPGQFQKLLFSLGGAFLHYADHFKHYSGFCTNHVKVQKVLERAKTDAAFKRFLDARNPTNQHSASLESFLIKPVQRVLRYPLLLRQLVALTAPGTPEHGHLTEALRAMEEVATHINDTQKIYEDYGTVLDQLAAEQGGACRQAPPPAGQARPPPQVTEISMGDFLVQSSVVWLNPLPCLGRLRRDPELTLFVFKRAVVLVYRDSARMRRRTNGPRSADLDPFRFRWLIPVSEVQVRPAPLTGPVDPSVWELIHIRSEVEGRPEMLFQLCSSGLEMKASVLGALRSVLRPRPQSSPLRRSNNRALTAGRRSRLPEERGGANGETCSEPLLPSHAPSDHSGRRSRLCSLTSELEAQLQRMSFTEGAELGGGEEERRGSIPRRPIGHDLLEGDFSVQSLSSMINEDCFYDARRAGP from the exons ATGAAGAAGATGGCCGAGCTGCAGCTGTCCGTCATCAAGGACCCGCCCAGCCGCCGGGCCGTGGAGACGCAG ATCCGGCAGTGGGAGCAGAACCTGGAGCAGCTGCACCTGGACCTGTTCCGGCTGCGGTGCTACCTGGCCAGCCTGCAGGGGGGGGAGCCCCCCAACCCCAAGAGCCTCCTGGCGGTGGCGGGCCGGCCCTCCAAGTGCATGCTGGGACGCCTGGGAGTGTTCTCCGCGTCCTCGTTCCACGCCCTG GTGTGCAGTCGGGACGGGGGGGCGCTGAGGGGCCGGACTCTGCCGGTGGGCCGCCTCCGGAGGCGGGGCCTGTCGGCGTCTCTGAAGACGCTGGGGGGAGCGAGTGGACGCAGTAAGAACCGAAGAAACAGTAGCCAG GGTCTGGCTTGTGTGTCCAATCAGAGGGAGGCACCGCCCCCTTCAGGACGTCCTGTGCAGGTGCGTTCACTGACCCCTGGTGACCCCAGTGACAGCCTGCTGACTCCGCCCCTCCGTGTTTTGTCTCTCCACCTCCGTCGGACTGACGCGGCGACAGACTTTG GTTTTGCAGTGACGGGACACCTGGACGGAGGGGGGCGGAGTCACATCTACGTCAGCGAAGTCAACCCGCTGGGCCCGTCGGCCAAAGAAG GCCTTAGGGCCGGAGATGAGGTCCTGGCGGTGAATGGGTCCTTCCTGTCTGGACTGGATCTGGACCTGATGGAGAGCGTCTTCAGCCTCCAGAAGCTCCAGCTGGTGCTGAGGAGAGATGGGCGGGGCGACCCCGATGACCCCGCCCACCCCAAAGACCCCGGCCAGTTCCCGGTGCCAGCGGACCTCCAGACCTGGACCAGGAGCAGTGATGACCATGTTCCATCAGGATCGTTTGAGAACCTGCAGGAG ATCTTCCCAGCGACGGACCCGAACCTTCCCAGAAACCCCTACTGTGGGGAGGCGGGGCTACAGCcatcaagccccgcccacctgagCGTGTGTCAGCGCCTGCGTAAAGTCatccaggagctgctggacacCGAGAGGTCCTACGTCAAG GACCTGGTGCTCCTGTTGGACGTCTACCTGACGCCGCTGCGGGAGGAGACCTTCCTCACCCGGGAGGAG ATGGAGGCGTTGTTCGGGAGCCTCCCGGAGCTGCTGGACTTCCAGCGTTTGTTCCTGCAGACGCTGGAGCGGGGCGTCGCCGCCGGCCCCGACCCGGTCGCCATGGAGATGCCAGGACAGTTCCAG AAGCTCCTCTTCTCGCTGGGCGGGGCCTTTCTGCACTACGCCGACCACTTCAAACACTACAGCGGCTTCTGCACCAATCACGTGAAAGTCCAAAAGGTCCTGGAGCGag CTAAGACAGACGCCGCCTTCAAGCGCTTCCTGGACGCCAGGAATCCGACCAATCAGCACTCGGCGTCGCTGGAGTCGTTTCTGATCAAGCCGGTGCAGCGCGTGCTGAGGTACCCCCTGCTGCTGCGCCAGCTGGTGGCCCTGACGGCCCCCGGGACCCCCGAGCATGGCCACCTGACAG aggcGCTGCGGGCCATGGAGGAGGTGGCGACCCACATCAACGACACGCAGAAGATCTACGAGGACTACGGCACCGTGCTGGACCAGCTGGCCGCCGAGCAGGGCGGAGCCTGCAGACAGGcgccgccccctgctggccaggCCCGGCCCCCCCCTCAGGTGACGGAGATCTCCATGGGGGACTTCCTGGTCCAGTCCTCGGTGGTCTGGTTGAACCCGCTCCCATGTCTGGGCCGCCTGAGGAGGGACCCGGAGCTGACGCTGTTCG TGTTCAAACGGGCCGTGGTCCTGGTTTACCGCGACAGCgccaggatgaggaggaggacg AACGGCCCCCGCTCAGCTGATCTGGACCCCTTCAGGTTCCGCTGGTTAATCCCAGTGTCAGAGGTTCAGGTGCGACCCGCCCCCCTGACAG GCCCGGTGGATCCGTCAGTCTGGGAGTTGATCCACATCCGCTCAGAGGTCGAAGGTCGACCGGAAATGCTGTTCCagctctgcagcag cggtTTGGAGATGAAAGCCTCCGTCCTGGGGGCACTCCGCTCCGtcctcaggccccgcccccagtcCAGCCCCCTCAGGCGGAGCAACAACAGGGCGTTGACAGCAGGAAGGAGGAGTCGCCTACCGGaggagaggggcggagctaatGGAGAGACCTGCTCAGAGCCTCTGCTGCCAAGCCACGCCCCCTCCGACCACTCCGGGAGGCGGAGCCGACTCTGCTCCCTGACCAGTGAGCTGGAGGCCCAGCTGCAGAGGATGAGCTTCACCGAGGGGGCGGAGTTAGGAGgcggggaggaggagaggcgggGCTCCATCCCGCGTCGGCCAATAGGACACGACCTGCTGGAGGGAGACTTCAGCGTCCAGAGCCTGAGCTCCATGATCAACGAGGACTGTTTCTACGACGCCAGGAGGGCGGGGCCATGA
- the LOC137613424 gene encoding rho guanine nucleotide exchange factor TIAM2-like isoform X1, with product MKKMAELQLSVIKDPPSRRAVETQIRQWEQNLEQLHLDLFRLRCYLASLQGGEPPNPKSLLAVAGRPSKCMLGRLGVFSASSFHALVCSRDGGALRGRTLPVGRLRRRGLSASLKTLGGASGRSKNRRNSSQGLACVSNQREAPPPSGRPVQVRSLTPGDPSDSLLTPPLRVLSLHLRRTDAATDFGFAVTGHLDGGGRSHIYVSEVNPLGPSAKEGLRAGDEVLAVNGSFLSGLDLDLMESVFSLQKLQLVLRRDGRGDPDDPAHPKDPGQFPVPADLQTWTRSSDDHVPSGSFENLQENVDHAHSLFQIFPATDPNLPRNPYCGEAGLQPSSPAHLSVCQRLRKVIQELLDTERSYVKDLVLLLDVYLTPLREETFLTREEMEALFGSLPELLDFQRLFLQTLERGVAAGPDPVAMEMPGQFQKLLFSLGGAFLHYADHFKHYSGFCTNHVKVQKVLERAKTDAAFKRFLDARNPTNQHSASLESFLIKPVQRVLRYPLLLRQLVALTAPGTPEHGHLTEALRAMEEVATHINDTQKIYEDYGTVLDQLAAEQGGACRQAPPPAGQARPPPQVTEISMGDFLVQSSVVWLNPLPCLGRLRRDPELTLFVFKRAVVLVYRDSARMRRRTNGPRSADLDPFRFRWLIPVSEVQVRPAPLTGPVDPSVWELIHIRSEVEGRPEMLFQLCSSGLEMKASVLGALRSVLRPRPQSSPLRRSNNRALTAGRRSRLPEERGGANGETCSEPLLPSHAPSDHSGRRSRLCSLTSELEAQLQRMSFTEGAELGGGEEERRGSIPRRPIGHDLLEGDFSVQSLSSMINEDCFYDARRAGP from the exons ATGAAGAAGATGGCCGAGCTGCAGCTGTCCGTCATCAAGGACCCGCCCAGCCGCCGGGCCGTGGAGACGCAG ATCCGGCAGTGGGAGCAGAACCTGGAGCAGCTGCACCTGGACCTGTTCCGGCTGCGGTGCTACCTGGCCAGCCTGCAGGGGGGGGAGCCCCCCAACCCCAAGAGCCTCCTGGCGGTGGCGGGCCGGCCCTCCAAGTGCATGCTGGGACGCCTGGGAGTGTTCTCCGCGTCCTCGTTCCACGCCCTG GTGTGCAGTCGGGACGGGGGGGCGCTGAGGGGCCGGACTCTGCCGGTGGGCCGCCTCCGGAGGCGGGGCCTGTCGGCGTCTCTGAAGACGCTGGGGGGAGCGAGTGGACGCAGTAAGAACCGAAGAAACAGTAGCCAG GGTCTGGCTTGTGTGTCCAATCAGAGGGAGGCACCGCCCCCTTCAGGACGTCCTGTGCAGGTGCGTTCACTGACCCCTGGTGACCCCAGTGACAGCCTGCTGACTCCGCCCCTCCGTGTTTTGTCTCTCCACCTCCGTCGGACTGACGCGGCGACAGACTTTG GTTTTGCAGTGACGGGACACCTGGACGGAGGGGGGCGGAGTCACATCTACGTCAGCGAAGTCAACCCGCTGGGCCCGTCGGCCAAAGAAG GCCTTAGGGCCGGAGATGAGGTCCTGGCGGTGAATGGGTCCTTCCTGTCTGGACTGGATCTGGACCTGATGGAGAGCGTCTTCAGCCTCCAGAAGCTCCAGCTGGTGCTGAGGAGAGATGGGCGGGGCGACCCCGATGACCCCGCCCACCCCAAAGACCCCGGCCAGTTCCCGGTGCCAGCGGACCTCCAGACCTGGACCAGGAGCAGTGATGACCATGTTCCATCAGGATCGTTTGAGAACCTGCAGGAG AATGTGGACCACGCCCACTCTCTGTTCCAGATCTTCCCAGCGACGGACCCGAACCTTCCCAGAAACCCCTACTGTGGGGAGGCGGGGCTACAGCcatcaagccccgcccacctgagCGTGTGTCAGCGCCTGCGTAAAGTCatccaggagctgctggacacCGAGAGGTCCTACGTCAAG GACCTGGTGCTCCTGTTGGACGTCTACCTGACGCCGCTGCGGGAGGAGACCTTCCTCACCCGGGAGGAG ATGGAGGCGTTGTTCGGGAGCCTCCCGGAGCTGCTGGACTTCCAGCGTTTGTTCCTGCAGACGCTGGAGCGGGGCGTCGCCGCCGGCCCCGACCCGGTCGCCATGGAGATGCCAGGACAGTTCCAG AAGCTCCTCTTCTCGCTGGGCGGGGCCTTTCTGCACTACGCCGACCACTTCAAACACTACAGCGGCTTCTGCACCAATCACGTGAAAGTCCAAAAGGTCCTGGAGCGag CTAAGACAGACGCCGCCTTCAAGCGCTTCCTGGACGCCAGGAATCCGACCAATCAGCACTCGGCGTCGCTGGAGTCGTTTCTGATCAAGCCGGTGCAGCGCGTGCTGAGGTACCCCCTGCTGCTGCGCCAGCTGGTGGCCCTGACGGCCCCCGGGACCCCCGAGCATGGCCACCTGACAG aggcGCTGCGGGCCATGGAGGAGGTGGCGACCCACATCAACGACACGCAGAAGATCTACGAGGACTACGGCACCGTGCTGGACCAGCTGGCCGCCGAGCAGGGCGGAGCCTGCAGACAGGcgccgccccctgctggccaggCCCGGCCCCCCCCTCAGGTGACGGAGATCTCCATGGGGGACTTCCTGGTCCAGTCCTCGGTGGTCTGGTTGAACCCGCTCCCATGTCTGGGCCGCCTGAGGAGGGACCCGGAGCTGACGCTGTTCG TGTTCAAACGGGCCGTGGTCCTGGTTTACCGCGACAGCgccaggatgaggaggaggacg AACGGCCCCCGCTCAGCTGATCTGGACCCCTTCAGGTTCCGCTGGTTAATCCCAGTGTCAGAGGTTCAGGTGCGACCCGCCCCCCTGACAG GCCCGGTGGATCCGTCAGTCTGGGAGTTGATCCACATCCGCTCAGAGGTCGAAGGTCGACCGGAAATGCTGTTCCagctctgcagcag cggtTTGGAGATGAAAGCCTCCGTCCTGGGGGCACTCCGCTCCGtcctcaggccccgcccccagtcCAGCCCCCTCAGGCGGAGCAACAACAGGGCGTTGACAGCAGGAAGGAGGAGTCGCCTACCGGaggagaggggcggagctaatGGAGAGACCTGCTCAGAGCCTCTGCTGCCAAGCCACGCCCCCTCCGACCACTCCGGGAGGCGGAGCCGACTCTGCTCCCTGACCAGTGAGCTGGAGGCCCAGCTGCAGAGGATGAGCTTCACCGAGGGGGCGGAGTTAGGAGgcggggaggaggagaggcgggGCTCCATCCCGCGTCGGCCAATAGGACACGACCTGCTGGAGGGAGACTTCAGCGTCCAGAGCCTGAGCTCCATGATCAACGAGGACTGTTTCTACGACGCCAGGAGGGCGGGGCCATGA
- the LOC137613424 gene encoding rho guanine nucleotide exchange factor TIAM2-like isoform X2 produces the protein MKKMAELQLSVIKDPPSRRAVETQIRQWEQNLEQLHLDLFRLRCYLASLQGGEPPNPKSLLAVAGRPSKCMLGRLGVFSASSFHALVCSRDGGALRGRTLPVGRLRRRGLSASLKTLGGASGRSKNRRNSSQGLACVSNQREAPPPSGRPVQVRSLTPGDPSDSLLTPPLRVLSLHLRRTDAATDFGFAVTGHLDGGGRSHIYVSEVNPLGPSAKEGLRAGDEVLAVNGSFLSGLDLDLMESVFSLQKLQLVLRRDGRGDPDDPAHPKDPGQFPVPADLQTWTRSSDDHVPSGSFENLQENVDHAHSLFQIFPATDPNLPRNPYCGEAGLQPSSPAHLSVCQRLRKVIQELLDTERSYVKDLVLLLDVYLTPLREETFLTREEMEALFGSLPELLDFQRLFLQTLERGVAAGPDPVAMEMPGQFQLLFSLGGAFLHYADHFKHYSGFCTNHVKVQKVLERAKTDAAFKRFLDARNPTNQHSASLESFLIKPVQRVLRYPLLLRQLVALTAPGTPEHGHLTEALRAMEEVATHINDTQKIYEDYGTVLDQLAAEQGGACRQAPPPAGQARPPPQVTEISMGDFLVQSSVVWLNPLPCLGRLRRDPELTLFVFKRAVVLVYRDSARMRRRTNGPRSADLDPFRFRWLIPVSEVQVRPAPLTGPVDPSVWELIHIRSEVEGRPEMLFQLCSSGLEMKASVLGALRSVLRPRPQSSPLRRSNNRALTAGRRSRLPEERGGANGETCSEPLLPSHAPSDHSGRRSRLCSLTSELEAQLQRMSFTEGAELGGGEEERRGSIPRRPIGHDLLEGDFSVQSLSSMINEDCFYDARRAGP, from the exons ATGAAGAAGATGGCCGAGCTGCAGCTGTCCGTCATCAAGGACCCGCCCAGCCGCCGGGCCGTGGAGACGCAG ATCCGGCAGTGGGAGCAGAACCTGGAGCAGCTGCACCTGGACCTGTTCCGGCTGCGGTGCTACCTGGCCAGCCTGCAGGGGGGGGAGCCCCCCAACCCCAAGAGCCTCCTGGCGGTGGCGGGCCGGCCCTCCAAGTGCATGCTGGGACGCCTGGGAGTGTTCTCCGCGTCCTCGTTCCACGCCCTG GTGTGCAGTCGGGACGGGGGGGCGCTGAGGGGCCGGACTCTGCCGGTGGGCCGCCTCCGGAGGCGGGGCCTGTCGGCGTCTCTGAAGACGCTGGGGGGAGCGAGTGGACGCAGTAAGAACCGAAGAAACAGTAGCCAG GGTCTGGCTTGTGTGTCCAATCAGAGGGAGGCACCGCCCCCTTCAGGACGTCCTGTGCAGGTGCGTTCACTGACCCCTGGTGACCCCAGTGACAGCCTGCTGACTCCGCCCCTCCGTGTTTTGTCTCTCCACCTCCGTCGGACTGACGCGGCGACAGACTTTG GTTTTGCAGTGACGGGACACCTGGACGGAGGGGGGCGGAGTCACATCTACGTCAGCGAAGTCAACCCGCTGGGCCCGTCGGCCAAAGAAG GCCTTAGGGCCGGAGATGAGGTCCTGGCGGTGAATGGGTCCTTCCTGTCTGGACTGGATCTGGACCTGATGGAGAGCGTCTTCAGCCTCCAGAAGCTCCAGCTGGTGCTGAGGAGAGATGGGCGGGGCGACCCCGATGACCCCGCCCACCCCAAAGACCCCGGCCAGTTCCCGGTGCCAGCGGACCTCCAGACCTGGACCAGGAGCAGTGATGACCATGTTCCATCAGGATCGTTTGAGAACCTGCAGGAG AATGTGGACCACGCCCACTCTCTGTTCCAGATCTTCCCAGCGACGGACCCGAACCTTCCCAGAAACCCCTACTGTGGGGAGGCGGGGCTACAGCcatcaagccccgcccacctgagCGTGTGTCAGCGCCTGCGTAAAGTCatccaggagctgctggacacCGAGAGGTCCTACGTCAAG GACCTGGTGCTCCTGTTGGACGTCTACCTGACGCCGCTGCGGGAGGAGACCTTCCTCACCCGGGAGGAG ATGGAGGCGTTGTTCGGGAGCCTCCCGGAGCTGCTGGACTTCCAGCGTTTGTTCCTGCAGACGCTGGAGCGGGGCGTCGCCGCCGGCCCCGACCCGGTCGCCATGGAGATGCCAGGACAGTTCCAG CTCCTCTTCTCGCTGGGCGGGGCCTTTCTGCACTACGCCGACCACTTCAAACACTACAGCGGCTTCTGCACCAATCACGTGAAAGTCCAAAAGGTCCTGGAGCGag CTAAGACAGACGCCGCCTTCAAGCGCTTCCTGGACGCCAGGAATCCGACCAATCAGCACTCGGCGTCGCTGGAGTCGTTTCTGATCAAGCCGGTGCAGCGCGTGCTGAGGTACCCCCTGCTGCTGCGCCAGCTGGTGGCCCTGACGGCCCCCGGGACCCCCGAGCATGGCCACCTGACAG aggcGCTGCGGGCCATGGAGGAGGTGGCGACCCACATCAACGACACGCAGAAGATCTACGAGGACTACGGCACCGTGCTGGACCAGCTGGCCGCCGAGCAGGGCGGAGCCTGCAGACAGGcgccgccccctgctggccaggCCCGGCCCCCCCCTCAGGTGACGGAGATCTCCATGGGGGACTTCCTGGTCCAGTCCTCGGTGGTCTGGTTGAACCCGCTCCCATGTCTGGGCCGCCTGAGGAGGGACCCGGAGCTGACGCTGTTCG TGTTCAAACGGGCCGTGGTCCTGGTTTACCGCGACAGCgccaggatgaggaggaggacg AACGGCCCCCGCTCAGCTGATCTGGACCCCTTCAGGTTCCGCTGGTTAATCCCAGTGTCAGAGGTTCAGGTGCGACCCGCCCCCCTGACAG GCCCGGTGGATCCGTCAGTCTGGGAGTTGATCCACATCCGCTCAGAGGTCGAAGGTCGACCGGAAATGCTGTTCCagctctgcagcag cggtTTGGAGATGAAAGCCTCCGTCCTGGGGGCACTCCGCTCCGtcctcaggccccgcccccagtcCAGCCCCCTCAGGCGGAGCAACAACAGGGCGTTGACAGCAGGAAGGAGGAGTCGCCTACCGGaggagaggggcggagctaatGGAGAGACCTGCTCAGAGCCTCTGCTGCCAAGCCACGCCCCCTCCGACCACTCCGGGAGGCGGAGCCGACTCTGCTCCCTGACCAGTGAGCTGGAGGCCCAGCTGCAGAGGATGAGCTTCACCGAGGGGGCGGAGTTAGGAGgcggggaggaggagaggcgggGCTCCATCCCGCGTCGGCCAATAGGACACGACCTGCTGGAGGGAGACTTCAGCGTCCAGAGCCTGAGCTCCATGATCAACGAGGACTGTTTCTACGACGCCAGGAGGGCGGGGCCATGA
- the LOC137613809 gene encoding rho guanine nucleotide exchange factor TIAM2-like, which translates to MGNKDSHGVGPPAPPSPSIRFSSRRGEEPSARGWWRSGRGRSNPNLYPPTSPYTSWRYEHQPNGAALGGGRPPGGAANRLDGSSEGSSPKVLLGKDSSMRVEFTKTKPLPLERQGLLGGGSAPDSALRTSKGSSISSDGSWYDSPWGGGAEPVGNLFVEDGRYPTWAPARNQETPVAGGNALILPGFPSNGSAPGAGYNTCSSGRTEDSGVGDSLILQPDLKDSGLAPPPGASLWVYPCYNKLPAFPTAPDASSQKATATPPSAAQEAVPEGGAGPTGAPHRNNRKDFLKTRIREISDWTGSLSRKRRRVQEPSGSGAGGSDSLWTPNPLDLQRQNIDHGFLQQLGGGARTRASEGEGEGETDGGVEEEQGVVRRAGWLSFKALLTLRGDGRLELVTRRRWRRFWVTLKGCSLLLYQTADRAGPPRGVLPADDGLVQAVPEHPRREHVFCVSNAHGDVFLLQEGGPEQVGVALAQTKLLVLTSCPGNRR; encoded by the exons ATGGGAAACAAAGACAGTCACGGCGTTGGTCCTCCTgcccctccctccccatccatcaggttctcctccaggaggggggaggagccgTCGGCTCGCGGCTGGTGGAGGAGTGGTCGGGGGCGGAGCAACCCAAACCtgtacccccccacctcaccctaCACCTCGTGGCGTTATGAGCATCAACCCAATGGAGCTGCTCTGGGAGGGGGCCGGCCACCAGGAGGCGCTGCGAACCGGTTGGACGGGAGCAGCGAGGGGTCGTCCCCCAAGGTGCTTCTGGGTAAAGACAGCTCCATGAGGGTGGAGTTTACCAAAACCAAGCCCCTCCCCTTGGAGCGACAGGGGCTCCTCGGGGGCGGCTCCGCCCCTGACTCCGCCCTCCGCACCAGCAAGGGTAGTTCCATCAGCTCCGACGGCTCCTGGTATGACTCGCCGTGGGGGGGCGGAGCCGAGCCGGTGGGCAACTTGTTCGTGGAAGACGGCAGGTACCCCACCTGGGCCCCCGCCCGCAACCAGGAAACACCTGTCGCCGGGGGCAACGCCCTCATCCTGCCCGGGTTCCCCTCCAACGGGTCCGCCCCTGGCGCCGGTTACAACACCTGCTCCTCGGGGCGGACGGAGGACAGCGGCGTCGGGGATTCGCTGATCCTGCAGCCGGACCTGAAGGACTCAGGTCTGGCTCCGCCTCCCGGCGCCTCGCTGTGGGTGTATCCCTGTTACAACAAGCTCCCGGCCTTCCCCACCGCACCGGACGCCTCCTCGCAGAAGGCGACCGCAACACCGCCCAGCGCCGCCCAGGAGGCGGTGCCagagggaggggcggggcccaCTGGCGCCCCCCACAGGAACAACCGCAAAGACTTCCTGAAGACTCGGATCAGAGAGATCAGCGACTGGACAGGAAGTCTGAGCCGCAAGAGGAGGAGGGTCCAG GAGCCGTCCGGTAGCGGCGCTGGGGGGTCGGACTCCCTGTGGACCCCCAACCCCCTGGACCTCCAGCGCCAGAACATCGACCACGgcttcctgcagcagctggggGGCGGCGCCCGGACCAGGGCatcagagggggagggggagggggagacgGACGGGGgcgtggaggaggagcagggcgTGGTCCGCCGGGCGGGGTGGCTCTCCTTCAAGGCGCTCCTCACCCTCAGAGGGGACGGGAGGCTGGAGCTGGTGACCCGGCGCCGCTGGAGGCGCTTCTGGGTAACCCTGAAGG GTTGCTCGCTGCTGCTCTACCAGACCGCCGACCGGGCCGGCCCCCCCCGCGGCGTGCTGCCGGCGGACGACGGTCTGGTGCAGGCGGTGCCAGAACACCCCAGGAGGGAACACGTGTTCTGTGTGAGCAACGCCCACGGAGACGTGTTCCTGCTGCAg GAGGGAGGACCCGAacaggtgggcgtggctctgGCCCAAACGAAGCTTCTGgttctcacttcctgtcccggAAACAGACGCTga